In Lycium ferocissimum isolate CSIRO_LF1 chromosome 3, AGI_CSIRO_Lferr_CH_V1, whole genome shotgun sequence, the genomic window atcgctccgccgctaggacgataccttaattttacaccgaatggatccatcgtGCACGATACCACCtcataccccggcaaggtatgggggctctcgggtccggcgaggtaccgtactccacgtacccacgtggtgatatcacatggtcggtttatgaaatgctctccctacttatcatgttttacgtatgttatatctatatatgtatccatgcttatactcatgctcatgttcatgtccgtGTTTTCGGTTTcgcttcttatcatgttatttcatgtcccatgttatttcattcggttgctttacataccaagacattcaatgtgccgacgtccccttttattgccgggggctgcgcatttcacgatgcagcaTACGATATACGGGACGACACACATCTCGCTCGCAGACAACAATcgtatcggcttattggtgagccccatctcattcggggtttagtcaactctttattttatgattagttatgcatctaaggtatacttgggggccttgtcccagtaagtatgttttccagtcagactcatgatagaggtttcatagactagacaagtcggtTATGTTATGTCGACATTCGGAGttgtatagccattttggcttatTCATGTTATTCCGCATTCATGACTTAAACAAgtgtttcattaaattattatgacatctcatgttttataaaggctcatcatgcattcacgttatattccgctcatgttatgcctaaGAAGTGTTGTCAATTTATCTAGAAGATCAAATAATTGCAAAATTTCTTGAACATTTGAGCTTATATAAGAACTGGTtttattctcatcaatatatttaTAACCAAGTATACATTTTTGCAAATTCCAGTTATGATCAATTCAGTGTGCTGTATTACATAAATAATCATTGCCATTAACACTATGGCCTATATCAGAAGTGATAGACACTTTAGTATCTAAGTGATAAAACATGCAACGCATATACTGACAATAATcactttgaaatttaaaaacatcTGCTCTAACAGTAGATCTAGGAATTCCTTTAAAATCAGGGTTATACATAGCTTGAATATAATGCACAAAATCGGGGTTAGATGGAAAACAAAAGGGACACGACAGACCGCGACCATTTTAGCTAATTCTTCGCGATCTATATCTTTATTATATGTAATTTTTGTGACAACGGGGTTAGAAGGATTTAAAGTTTATTGAACCATATTAGAACCCCAGCGAATCCAGTAGGAGCGATACCAGCAATGGTGCCGCTAGGATCCGGGTCAAGACCCACTTCTATTCGAGCTAAAAAGCATGGCTATGCAACACATTTTTTCAAGTGTCTCCCTAAATCACCTGTCCGCCGGATCCGTGCTTATACCAATTTTTACATTTGTGACAAAGGGCAGCTTTTTATCTTCATTATAAGTCATCAATATCCATACTACACTAGTTCTAGAACATTccaccttaatcttacctcgaGTAGGAGGTTTACGGGGAAGACTAGCTCCAGACTGAGATATTGTCTAAGTTGGAGCTTCGGTAACGGAATTAGTAGGTGTTTCTTCTAAATctaatttctcttcttcttctagttcatcattttcaaatTCATCTAAATCAACATTACCATAAGGTCTTTCTAATTCAGACATTACCTCTAGATTCATTGGGATTAGGATCATGAAAATCGATGgtgatggtttttttttttttttttttgggggggggggggtggtgggaGCGATGAAATTCAGTTTCATCAACATGAGTAAAGTCTTCCGTATTTTTTCTgaaattcaatttcatcaacatgaGTAAAGTCTTCCGTATTTTTTCTAACTctaagtggtcgtttggtacgtGGACAAATTTATGCTGGGATTATAGTCCTGGGACTAAATAATTCCTGGATTATTTAGTACTAGTCCTTTGTTTGGTTTATTGGATTAAAGATGGGATATACCATGTATAATTCAAAGCATGTGTTTGGTTTGAAGTTGGATAAACCTAGATAAAGTTTTCATTTCCAATTTTAACCTTGATATTCCAATGGCTTATTGTGCATAAGTGCAAAAACATACAAGAGATCCAACTTGGTGCATAGGTTATAAATTACCCATTATAATGAACTCTCACTagtttgttttcattttttttcttcttacaaCTTTGGTTAGTCACTCAAGCTAGTACATTGGTTGcctagaaaccaaaaaaaagtcAAGGCGAAACTAGGTGTTGTAAATGCAAAAATTGTGCATAAAAGCTGCAAAAATGATGCATAGAAAATGCAGAAATTATGCAAAAAATGCAAAAGCGAAGCCAAAAAATGCGAAAATCTGTGCAAAAATGATGCAAAAATGCAATAACTGTGCAAAATGATCTAAAACTGTAGAAAAATGCAAAAGCAAGCCAAAAAATGCAGAAACCGTGCAAAAATAATCTGTTGAGAAAATgctgaaaattttcattttcaaaaatgcAAAAACTGAAGTCAAAAATGCAGAAACCGTGCAAAAATGATGCAGAAACTGTGTAAAAATGATGCAGAAAATGCAGAAACTGTGCAAAAATGATGCAGGAAATGCAGAAACTGTGAATGATGCAGAAACTGTGCAGAAATGATGCAGAAACTGTGCAGAAAAATGCAAAAACTGAAGCCAAAAAATGCAGAAACTGTGCAAAAATGATGCAGAAACTGTGCAGAAAAATGCAAAAACTGAAGCCAAAAATGCAGAAACTGTGCAAAAATGAAGCAGAAAATGCAGAAACTGTGCAAAAATGATGCAGAAAATGCAGAAACTGTAAATGATGCAGAAACTGtgcaaaaaaatgcaaaaactgAAACCAAAAAATGCAGAAACTGTGAAAAAATGATGCAGAAATGATGCAGAAACTGTACAAAAATGAGTGTAGAAACTGAAACTAAGATTTGTAGAAACATACACAAATTACCATACcataagaaaagttcaaaataCATGATTAGcattcatatataatatttacattTGCATCCTCATGCTcttctccgtcacatatcaagTTTATAGAGCGGAGGcatcaaaatataatacaaccattaaaccttttgaagatcatgaatttatcaaaaattatcAACCCATGGCCAGCCCGTACAATCATATTATGTACTTGGAAACCTATCATTGACAACCATCCACACATATAACATTGACATCTACATCCTCATGCTCTTCCCGACTACATATCAAGTTTATAGAGCTGAGGCTTCAAAAACAGATACAATCATTAACCCTTTTGAAGGTTGTCAATTTAGCAAAAATATCAACCCATGGCCAGCCCTTacaatcatattcatatacttGGAAACATGTCATTGACAATCATCCACACAATGTTTTGACGTTGGAGTTCACCCATTCGTAagaacaaatccatttttctaaCATCAGAAGTAAGCCCCATTGATGCTTTGATTTGTTGATCTGGACTATACAACTCTTGATAAGCAGGGGATGAAAGGATATCTAAAACTTTTCCACGAATTTCAGATTCATCACGCGCCCCAAACATGTCAATTAAAGCACCCATTGTTTTGCCGTGATTTGTTGTAAATTCCTTCATAACATCAACTAAATCCCTTAAAGCTATCTCGTTAACATCTTCAACggttctttttccttttttgcttttctctttATCATTGACATTAGAAGAGGAGCTTCTAGTATTTTTAccttgttgttggttttgttggtgTTCGGGATTTACACTTTCAGAAGCTCTATCTGCACTTTGAGAAGCTCTACTAGGTCTATGAGCATTTTCCGCTTCTCCAGGGGCTACATCAGGTTCATGTCTagcatcttcttcatcatcttcatcattaaCTTCAATAAGAAATCCTAATCTCATGTCATTAGAAACTCCTTGACCTTGGCTCCTAACAATTTCCTCAAAAGCATCTTCCGGCCCTTCTGCAAACTCTCCCGTTGCTCtatcttttccaaatatttctTCCCAATCCTCGAACAATGGCCATGTCTTGTTTTGCATTCCTTTGGCATTTGGATCAGCCTATAATAAAATAGGATAAAGCAACATATTCAATCAACATACGTACTTTATAAGTATACAAATTAATACCACAAACCATACAAATTGATGCAGCAAAAGGAATAAGTCCAAGAATAGACATGATATTATAGTCTTGACATAAAACAATATTACTTCCTTTAGTTAAGTTAGTCAAGTTCACAATCCTAACATATAGCTAAGGCAGTAGTCTTGACATAAAACAATATTACTTCCTTTAATTAAGTTAGTGACTTTAAAATTTGAGGACAAGCATAGTAAAGAGCCAAACTACTAAAGCCATATCTCTCTTTTACTTGGCATATGCAATAGAAATCACATGTTAAGAAACTTTATTAACAACATATTCGATGAgcagaaaataaaattttcattacctTAACAAACTCATCCCATTTGCTTGGATCATCAACTATAATTCTTCCTTCACCATATTGAAAGCCCAAACCACTACGACTTTTTAATAAAGCTATAGTCCCGTAATccttcttccatgttttcatttTAGAATTAATATGTGGTTGAGATTTCAATCCACAGTTAGGATGGATTTTGTTTAAATAAAGCTCCAATTCCGTCATGTATCCGGGCCTAAAGGTGCCATTATCCGCTTTCCAACCCTTGACACACAAATCCTTTAAACCATCAATAAGAGTGCGTTCTTCTTCTAGTGTCCATGACCTTCGGCTCTGAGGTGTTGCTCGGCTCAACCTTTTTGATGCTTGGTTAGAAGATGATGTGTGATTACTCATTCTGTCAATATGATCTTGACcaaagctgatcaaataaacaACTTAGCAAGAAATGAGCAAGTATTTTGCTATTtgcaattaaataattaagaacCTTAACAAGAAGATGTGAAGTCACTTACTAACTTATGACTcacttataaatattttatccatcaccaaaaaaaaaaaaaatatacaactAAATTGTTCAGGAAAACTAATAATGTGAGACTAACTCATAGATACACTGCTTATATTAAGAAAAGAAGTAAAAACATGCGTAAAGATTCACTACTTGTCTTCAAAAAGATATTATTAGATATACATTAAGGGGAGTTGTCTCCACAAACAGCAATGTAAGACATACAAAAAGATTCACTATTTGTCTTCACAAAATATCACTAGCTACTACATCTTCCAATGGACGAAAACCAAACCAAAAGTGTACAAGCACCACAAAATGACAGCATAACTTAAAAATTACAAAGACTAATTGCTAGATCTCTCATTCCACATAGACTGAGCTAGCTCATCCCTCCAAGTGGTCCACTCATCGGATGGTTCAACggtatcaatatttccatgttcAGGTTCATGTTGATGCTCCATGTTGAATTCTGTTTCCGTGTCTAACGGATCAACTTCCATCTCTCTTCGAATGAAATTGTGTAACAAACAGCATGCACTAATGATTCTAGTATGAATCTTAACCGAGTACCACGAAGGACTTCTAAGAATTCCCCAACGTCCTTTCAGTACACCAAATGCTCTTTCAATAACATTGCGTGCCCTAGCATGCTTCATATTAAACAGCTCTTCTCGGCATTGAGGTGGTGGATTGTCACCTTGCCAATCCCTTAGCCAGTATCTATATCCTCGATAAGGGGACAGAAAACCATTTCCATTTGTATATCCTCCGTCACATAAATAATAATTgcctaaaaaatataaataataatataattactTTAAAATACTATTCTATTTTTGAGGTAATAAGAATAGACAAGTCTTTTTGTATAAAGCATACCCTCGGGTACTTTCAAACCATTCCTTCGTACAACAAAGATCTCGCAATACACGACCATCAGCGGCTGATCCCTCCCAACCAGGTAAGACATAAGTAAAGTTAAGATTTCTATCACAAACCCCCAAGACATTAGTTGCTATATCTCCTTTCCGTGTCCTGTATCTTGGCTTATCTATAGTTCGAACTCTAATGGGAATGTAAGTACCATCCAATGCACCTAGACAACCCTATAAAATAAAGTAACAAAATACTTACATGATAATGTTTTAAATCTTTCTATAGTAAATCAAATGTTATATTGAAATCTACCTACCTTAAACCATTTCCATCGATCATCAGTCTCATCTTCGGCCACTGGATTAGGACTAACAAGTAATAATGGAGTTAGTTTGAGAATTGCTCTTAGACATTCATTAAAGGCTTGACTTACACTCCACCCCGATCTAATATAATCAACTTTGATAGACCTGTTCTTCTCGTGATGAGCCAAAATATTTAAGAACATTGCTAGCTTTTCAGTGCTTGACATATTGTTAGTGTCTGTCAATCCTCCAATATTCGTGGCTAAAGAAGCTAAAATGTGAAAGGAATTTCTATCCATCCTAAGCTTATCAATACATACAATATCACTGTCACGACTAATAGAATTTAGATGAGACATGATTTTAGGAATTCTAGCACTTTTGTGCTATATCGAGTGACCCGTCTATTTCTAGATTGTCTTATTAAAATTATGTTGTAAATAGCCATAAAAAGACAAATAAAGACAACATATGAATGCACCATAATCTCCTCAAGGATGATAAAGCATTCGACATCGCACAATTGTTAAGGATCCATAGACACCTATTTGTCATttaaaaattgcaaaatcatTATTAAACTGAGTATATATACTGAAACATAGATATTACATAATATAAAACCGAGTTCTTGTTTTCTTCTCATGTACAAATAAATTTCACCATTGTCACCATCGGTCACTAGACCAAATAAGTTTCACAAAAGAGTTACGTTTTTCACCGCAATACGGTCCTCTTTTATAACTGGTGACAATTAGAAATAGTATagtcatctataaacacaatagTTCTAGTTGAATCATTACATCAAAAGAAGGTAAAAAAACGTCAATATCCCGCTAAATCTCCATTAGTAacataaaaataacattaaaaaattcgaagcttcaaaaaatcaaaaccagTACAACAAAAATCCAAACCCCAACATTAGTGATTACAAAATGTGAATCTTcctctcattttcaaaaaagtttAACCATTTCTTCACATTAGTACTGATAAGAGGAATACAACCGAAGAAATCTAAGAGGAACTCAGATTTAACATGGTGTTACTCCTGAGAGAAACTAAAAAATAAGACCTGCTACTTTATTCAATGATCAATAAacatacaaaattaaaaaaaaaataataaaaaataaaaatttccaagaagaggaaagtaaaaaaaaaaaaaaaaaaaaaaaaaagaggaggaaaacATGAAGTAGAAGGGACAAGATTTCTTGTGATACAAAAAACTTATCAATTTGTAAGTAGAATGgtaaaggattttttttttatgatagtAGATACATGGTAAAGTAAcagaaaaggagaagaaaataaaaggacaaaCTTACAGAGATGGATTTCTTGGAGTATCAATATGTTGGATTTCTTGGAGTATCAATCTCCCACTCCCATAGCTGAGTGCCCAAAGCTCTGGTGGGAGAAgtgaagatgagaaagaaattTCTGGAACAGACGTATATATGAAACAGGTTAAGGGGCAAGATGGTCATTTGGAAAAGTTATCCCAACATATATTAGTACCGGTATTAGTAATACCAACTAGAAAAGGGGATAATACTATCCCAATTTATGGTATAATTTTGTACCAATACTAATTAATGACTCAAACCAAACATGGTACTAATTTAACCCAAAAATTTAGTACCAAAGATATCCTATCTAATACCctctaccaaacgaccactaagtTTAATTTTACCATAGCTACCACGTTGAGgcttactactactactaccacGACCACCTTTATTACTTATAAAGTTAGGGAGAAAACTCGACAATTTTTTGGAAGACT contains:
- the LOC132051072 gene encoding uncharacterized protein LOC132051072, encoding MSNHTSSSNQASKRLSRATPQSRRSWTLEEERTLIDGLKDLCVKGWKADNGTFRPGYMTELELYLNKIHPNCGLKSQPHINSKMKTWKKDYGTIALLKSRSGLGFQYGEGRIIVDDPSKWDEFVKADPNAKGMQNKTWPLFEDWEEIFGKDRATGEFAEGLAMG
- the LOC132048804 gene encoding protein ANTAGONIST OF LIKE HETEROCHROMATIN PROTEIN 1-like, with protein sequence MDRNSFHILASLATNIGGLTDTNNMSSTEKLAMFLNILAHHEKNRSIKVDYIRSGWSVSQAFNECLRAILKLTPLLLVSPNPVAEDETDDRWKWFKGCLGALDGTYIPIRVRTIDKPRYRTRKGDIATNVLGVCDRNLNFTYVLPGWEGSAADGRVLRDLCCTKEWFESNYYLCDGGYTNGNGFLSPYRGYRYWLRDWQGDNPPPQCREELFNMKHARARNVIERAFGVLKGRWGILRSPSWYSVKIHTRIISACCLLHNFIRREMEVDPLDTETEFNMEHQHEPEHGNIDTVEPSDEWTTWRDELAQSMWNERSSN